The following is a genomic window from Thalassoroseus pseudoceratinae.
GCACAGGGACCGCTGCTGTGCTGCTCCTCCTGAAAACGCAGGCCGAGCAACTCGTAGAAGCCAACTGTTTGGGCAGGGTCTTCGGATCGGATCACGAGCAGGTTGAGTCGAGGTGCCGTCATTTCTCGTTCTCCGACGAATTGCCACGCCAATCAGTAAGTCCCACGTTGGCTGCGGCGGTCGTACATTTCGGCACATAGACGTGTTCGGAAGGGGTCAGCAGTTTTCCTGATTGCCAATCGCCGATTAAGTCACGCTGTCGAGCCACGAAGTCGCTCATGTCGATGATCTCGACAATCTCTTCCTTTCCGTAGGCATCCAGCGACTTCCCCCGAAGACCAAGCTGGATCGCTCTTCGCTCGCATTTGCCGCCAGTTGGATCGTGGTCTGGGTCCCACTGGAGTCTCACGTCGGAAGATGCCACTGCTGCCTTCCATGCGTTGTGGTTCTCAAACAACTCTGGAACGAATGACGAAGGAACGGCCTGCTCCAACAGCGAATCGAAGAATGCCCGTCGCAGACGAATCGCCAGCACAACTTCCTGTCCCTGAGACCGCCCCCAATCGCTGCGATACATCATCCACAGAAAGTTCGGCTTGATCCAACTCATGCGGCTGTAGCTGAACTCGCCGCCGAAGTGACCGTGGGTGACTGCGAAGTGCCCAATCTCAGGTCGATACGCCTGATAGACGATGATCGTCTTGTCATCAAACTGGGCGAGGATGTGACGGCCAGATGTGGGCCATTGAAGAACCTGTTTGGTATAAGGATGTGTTGCCAGCGTCATTCTTGATCTCGTTACAACAGTTTTAATTTTCCCGTGATCTCGTCCATCTTTCCGGCTTCGTCTGGGCCGATGGCGAGGCAGGTCCGAGTTGGCTCGCCGTGGAACTCGGTCTTTCCGCTGTCGGTAATCAGATGGACTTCCAACCCCGCTTCCACCGCCTTGTCGTGAATGGCCATCAACTCATCCTCGCTGTCCACACGACAGCAGACCTTGGCGAACGCTCCGGTCAGCCATGCACGCTCGACTTCAGAGAAGTCATCCAGTGAGACCGATCCACGCTCCTGCAAGCGACGGCAGATGAAGGACATCGAGGCGTGCGAGCCTTGCGCAATTTGCTTCCCACGACGCATCTTTAAGTCGTGACGGACCACGATCACCTGCTTGATCCGCCGAGGCTCGTGAGCCGCCTGTTCATGCACAATTTGCGGTTTCCTTCCCACAAGCAGCGCCAGTTCCCGCCATTTCCAATGGCAATCCACGTCCTCAAAGGCGATCTCCCGAAACCATCTCAACTGGGTTGCCACGTCGAGCAATTTGTTCGACGGGTCTTCGTCGTCGGGCGTCATGCCCATCGCCTCGACGAAACGGTCGTGAATGCGCTGATTCGGCGATGAGACATGTTCGAGATTGCAGAACACACCGCCCGGCTCCAAGAAGTGGAACACCTCGGCGTAAAGCTCTCGTTTTCGATGGTGCGAGCAGTGGTGGATCGCAAAGCTCGAAACCACACAATCGAACATCCCAAGGTCGGGCAACGGGACATCCATATTGTGTTCGGTGAGTGTGACTCGTTGATTCTCAGCGAAACGGCTTTGGGCTTGCTCCAGCATCGTCGGTGAGAAGTCGAGACCGACGCCGGTTGCTTCTGGGCAGTGCGACAGCACCAGCGACAACAAGTGGCCGTTTCCGCAACCAAGGTCCAGCACTCGCTTCGCATCGGTGGGAATCTCGGCGAGCAAGGTGGCTTCGCCTTCGACCCGGTGTGGAATGTTCTGCATCCGGGCAAGGTACGCCTCGGCATGTTCCGGCTTCGTCCATTCGCTGGTCATAGTTCCTCTGTTTCACAATTGACTTACAGCCTCGGATCGACCGGCTCACTTTCCAAAGCCAAGACGCCGAAGGTGCATTCGTGGACTCGTCGGAGCGGCTCTTGTCGAACGAACCGTTCCAAGGCTTCAACGCCGAGAGCAAACTCACGAAGGGCCAGCGACCGCTTGCGACCGAGGCTTCGGTTTCGCAGGCGAGGCAGGTTCTCTTCTGAATCATAGTCGGGGCTGTAAATGATTCGCAGATACTCCTTCCCACGACATTTGACGGCTGGTTGCACGAGACCTTTCTTTCCACGAACGATCCAATCAGCCGGTTTTACGACCATCCCTTCGCCGCCACGTCCGGTCAGGCTCGTCCACCAGTCGATCCCTGCCGTGATGCTGTCCAAATCTGTGAGATCAATAACCTTGTACGCCGTCGCCAGCAGGATGTCAGTACCCTCTTGGCAGACTTTCGCCAGAGTCTCCATGTGCCAGACATGGTTCTGATCGGTGTGGACTTTGCCCTCCGTCGCCAGCAGGTGGAACGGGGCGAGCTTCAGGTCACTCAGCGATTCAACGCTCCAGCAGTATTGCCGATAGGCGGTCACAAACTGGTCGATGCTGTTGCGGCGACCACGAAGTCGATCCAGAACGGCAGTCGTTTTTGACTGGTTATCTCCATTCATTCGTCCTGCGGCTCGTTCGAGAACGCCGATGGCTTCCGGTAGTGAGGCACTCCCGGCAGCGCCAACTGCGGCGTACTGCGAACGTAGTAGCTCCTGCGCCTTCGCCGACCACGGCATCAATTCGCAGTCGAGGCAGGCCCAAGATGTCTGGAACTCATCCCAGAACCCCGAAGCCGTCATCGCCGTGCGCAGTCGGTCGAGAAACTTCGCTTCGAGTTCGGCGTCGTTGAAGAACCGTCTGCCGGTGCGGGTATAAACGATCCCTGCCTCACCTTCGGTCACACCGAAACGCTCTCGGGCGGCGTCCTCATCTCGACAGACAATCACGACGGCCCTCGACCCCATGTGCTTCTCTTCGCACACGACTTGCGGAACGCCTTGGCTGCGGAAGTACGAAAACGCTTCGGCGGGATGTTCCAGCAGTCCCGGCTCGTTCGACGTTTCGCACGGCGACATCGTGGGCGGCAGATAGATCAGCCATTTTGGGTTGGCGGCAAATCGGCTCATCACCTCCAACGCTGCGGTGGCATTCTCTTCCCGAATGGTCACGTTGCGTTGAAGACGAGTCGAAACAATTCGCTTCCCAAGCACGTCCTCGGCGTCGAGGATATCGTCGTGTAGTTGCTGGGCCGACAATGGGGCCTGCTGATCGTCGGCAAGGAATGG
Proteins encoded in this region:
- a CDS encoding DUF4291 domain-containing protein, whose translation is MTLATHPYTKQVLQWPTSGRHILAQFDDKTIIVYQAYRPEIGHFAVTHGHFGGEFSYSRMSWIKPNFLWMMYRSDWGRSQGQEVVLAIRLRRAFFDSLLEQAVPSSFVPELFENHNAWKAAVASSDVRLQWDPDHDPTGGKCERRAIQLGLRGKSLDAYGKEEIVEIIDMSDFVARQRDLIGDWQSGKLLTPSEHVYVPKCTTAAANVGLTDWRGNSSENEK
- the pth2 gene encoding aminoacyl-tRNA hydrolase codes for the protein MTSEWTKPEHAEAYLARMQNIPHRVEGEATLLAEIPTDAKRVLDLGCGNGHLLSLVLSHCPEATGVGLDFSPTMLEQAQSRFAENQRVTLTEHNMDVPLPDLGMFDCVVSSFAIHHCSHHRKRELYAEVFHFLEPGGVFCNLEHVSSPNQRIHDRFVEAMGMTPDDEDPSNKLLDVATQLRWFREIAFEDVDCHWKWRELALLVGRKPQIVHEQAAHEPRRIKQVIVVRHDLKMRRGKQIAQGSHASMSFICRRLQERGSVSLDDFSEVERAWLTGAFAKVCCRVDSEDELMAIHDKAVEAGLEVHLITDSGKTEFHGEPTRTCLAIGPDEAGKMDEITGKLKLL
- a CDS encoding polynucleotide kinase-phosphatase, producing MHIKIPKLSLVVLVGPSGSGKSTFARKHFLPTEVLSSDYCRGLVSDDENDQAATNDAFEVLHFVASKRLARGHLTVVDATNVQPEARKPLVQLAKTYHCLPVAIVLNPPEKVCHERNRDRDDRQFGPHVIRQQRSQLRRSIKKLKREGFRHIFVMDSVEEIDAATIERVPLWNDKRDEQGPFDIIGDVHGCCDELEELLVQLGYQHVVVDGNDYWGHVFYRHPEGRRAVFVGDLVDRGPRIVDTLCLVRNMVQFSEAICVPGNHDMKLLRKLRGKNPQMTHGLAESWSEIEALPENWRVPFCKELAEFLDGFVSHYVLDDGKLVVAHAGMKEEFQGRGSGKVREFALYGETTGETDEFGLPVRYNWAAEYRGSAMVVYGHTPVPEPEWLNRTVNVDTGCVFGGKLTALRYPEKEFVSVQAKQTYCEPARPFLADDQQAPLSAQQLHDDILDAEDVLGKRIVSTRLQRNVTIREENATAALEVMSRFAANPKWLIYLPPTMSPCETSNEPGLLEHPAEAFSYFRSQGVPQVVCEEKHMGSRAVVIVCRDEDAARERFGVTEGEAGIVYTRTGRRFFNDAELEAKFLDRLRTAMTASGFWDEFQTSWACLDCELMPWSAKAQELLRSQYAAVGAAGSASLPEAIGVLERAAGRMNGDNQSKTTAVLDRLRGRRNSIDQFVTAYRQYCWSVESLSDLKLAPFHLLATEGKVHTDQNHVWHMETLAKVCQEGTDILLATAYKVIDLTDLDSITAGIDWWTSLTGRGGEGMVVKPADWIVRGKKGLVQPAVKCRGKEYLRIIYSPDYDSEENLPRLRNRSLGRKRSLALREFALGVEALERFVRQEPLRRVHECTFGVLALESEPVDPRL